The following are encoded together in the Archocentrus centrarchus isolate MPI-CPG fArcCen1 chromosome 23, fArcCen1, whole genome shotgun sequence genome:
- the coa6 gene encoding cytochrome c oxidase assembly factor 6 homolog gives MTAPNSAERKACWDARDHLWKCLDDNDDSVASCQRFRTEFEAKCPAQWVKYFTKRRDFLKYKDKMQTEGFTPAQGPQGAS, from the exons ATGACGGCTCCAAACTCGGCAGAAAGGAAGGCCTGCTGGGACGCCAGGGACCATCTGTGGAAGTGTTTGGATGATAATGATGACAGTGTTGCATCCTGCCAGAGGTTCCGGACCGAGTTTGAGGCTAAATGCCCCGCCCAGTGG GTGAAATATTTCACCAAAAGGAGAGACTTCCTGAAATACAAGGACAAGATGCAGACAGAGGGATTCACACCTGCTCAAGGACCCCAAGGGGCATCCTAA